A window of the Nisaea acidiphila genome harbors these coding sequences:
- a CDS encoding sensor histidine kinase yields MALKLPSFRLYRRIFLQLLGAQVLIAVGAVIATVVISNAVSPAPSDWSHLAREAGEAFRTGGAHAFDDWQKKQFQEGKVTFLIGPDGKSADGLDLPPHLEHWLRLSPTDRMISREGPPGRGADVILPLEAPQGYRLLVINERGPFSEFPFLYRAGAAAAVAIFLIAIVTLFLTRSLVSPIIDLRRVTHSVAAGEYSKRVGNAALARDDEIGELAADFDAMAERIQDQFQNQRQLFRDVSHELKSPLARLQLAIELLRAEADPQQERWLDRLDKEAHALSTMIDRILMLAQVDPSAVDIRRGRVDIEALLSSLIDDARFEAGKKGQKIIYEGPAEAPIVGGSQVHLASAIENVIRNAIIYGTPETDLRIALEPGNENVRITVENLGESLRSSDLRRIFEPFYRAPGGRVGPTTGQGIGLAITRNVIHAHRGTVEARNHPDGGLIMHIVLPTSGALPED; encoded by the coding sequence ATGGCTCTGAAACTCCCGTCTTTCCGTCTTTATCGGCGCATATTTCTCCAGCTTCTCGGGGCACAGGTCCTGATCGCGGTCGGTGCCGTGATCGCGACCGTGGTGATATCCAATGCGGTCAGTCCCGCACCGTCGGACTGGAGCCACCTCGCGAGAGAGGCCGGAGAAGCCTTCCGGACAGGTGGGGCGCATGCGTTCGACGACTGGCAGAAAAAACAATTCCAGGAAGGCAAGGTCACGTTCCTGATCGGCCCGGACGGAAAGTCCGCCGACGGTCTCGATCTTCCGCCACATCTCGAGCACTGGCTGCGGCTCTCCCCAACCGACCGCATGATCAGCCGCGAAGGTCCGCCCGGTCGCGGCGCCGACGTCATTCTTCCGCTCGAGGCCCCGCAAGGGTACAGGCTGCTGGTCATCAACGAGAGAGGCCCGTTCTCGGAGTTTCCCTTCCTCTATCGTGCCGGAGCGGCGGCGGCCGTCGCGATTTTCCTGATCGCCATCGTGACATTGTTTCTCACCCGTTCGCTCGTTTCCCCGATCATCGATCTGCGCCGTGTCACCCACAGCGTCGCGGCTGGGGAGTATTCAAAGCGTGTGGGCAATGCGGCGCTGGCACGGGATGACGAGATCGGCGAACTCGCGGCCGATTTCGATGCCATGGCGGAGCGGATCCAGGACCAGTTCCAGAACCAGCGTCAACTGTTTCGCGACGTCTCCCACGAACTCAAGTCGCCTCTCGCGCGCCTCCAGCTTGCGATCGAGCTGCTTCGGGCAGAAGCCGATCCGCAGCAGGAGCGCTGGCTTGACCGGCTCGACAAGGAGGCGCACGCACTTTCCACAATGATCGACCGGATCCTGATGCTGGCGCAGGTCGATCCAAGCGCGGTCGACATACGCAGGGGACGTGTCGATATCGAGGCCCTGCTCTCCTCCCTGATCGACGACGCCCGCTTCGAGGCGGGCAAGAAGGGGCAGAAGATCATCTACGAAGGCCCGGCGGAAGCGCCCATTGTTGGCGGGAGCCAGGTGCATCTGGCGAGCGCGATCGAGAATGTCATCCGCAACGCGATCATCTATGGCACTCCGGAAACGGATTTGCGCATCGCGCTCGAGCCCGGCAACGAAAACGTCCGCATCACGGTTGAGAACCTCGGCGAGAGCCTGCGCTCTTCCGACCTCCGGCGGATCTTCGAGCCGTTCTATCGCGCGCCCGGCGGCCGTGTGGGACCGACCACTGGCCAAGGTATCGGGCTCGCGATCACCCGGAACGTCATTCATGCCCACAGGGGCACCGTCGAGGCGCGCAATCACCCTGACGGCGGACTGATCATGCATATCGTCCTGCCGACCAGCGGCGCATTGCCGGAAGACTAA
- a CDS encoding response regulator transcription factor, with protein sequence MARILLIDDDPDFCDLLSTYLSSQGFEVDTLHGGKEALERLADPDADRPDAVCLDLMMPAPNGLDVLTRLRTSENWIPLLILTANTDETERIVSLEVGADDFVAKTASPRELAARLKALVRRARPDMSERQNDSEKPVRIEELMLVPSERRADLDGTSVSLTSTEFGVLHYLMRHAGTAIRKEDLSVAALGRSLSPYDRALDVHVSHIRKKLSVHPNWQDRIQAVRGVGYQLLVSG encoded by the coding sequence ATGGCCCGAATTCTTCTGATCGATGACGATCCAGACTTCTGCGATCTTTTGAGTACTTATCTGAGTTCCCAAGGCTTCGAAGTCGACACTCTACATGGCGGCAAAGAGGCGCTGGAACGCTTGGCTGATCCAGATGCGGATCGCCCCGATGCCGTTTGCCTCGACCTCATGATGCCGGCACCAAACGGGCTGGATGTTCTGACCAGGCTCAGGACTTCCGAAAACTGGATTCCCCTCCTCATCCTGACGGCCAATACGGACGAGACCGAGCGCATCGTCAGCCTTGAAGTCGGCGCCGACGATTTCGTCGCCAAGACCGCGAGCCCGCGTGAACTGGCGGCCCGCCTGAAGGCCCTCGTCCGCCGCGCGCGCCCGGATATGTCCGAGCGCCAGAACGACTCCGAAAAGCCGGTGCGGATCGAGGAACTCATGCTGGTACCGAGCGAACGGCGCGCGGATCTCGATGGAACATCCGTTTCACTGACCAGTACCGAATTCGGCGTCTTGCATTATCTCATGCGTCACGCGGGAACGGCGATCCGGAAAGAGGATCTGAGCGTGGCGGCGCTCGGACGGAGCCTGTCGCCTTACGACCGTGCACTGGATGTCCATGTCAGCCATATCCGCAAGAAGCTCTCCGTGCATCCGAATTGGCAGGACAGGATTCAGGCCGTGCGCGGGGTAGGCTATCAGCTTTTGGTCTCGGGCTAG
- a CDS encoding 2OG-Fe(II) oxygenase family protein, translating to MRAKMLFATPLLVDEPFADNPDAVAVLAETVRTRAASDGGVRHSNLGGWQSTHDFLSWSGEEGAHLIRRAITVCNDSTLSFATGHLRRDPLNWSVTAWANVNGPGDGNAAHVHPGAYWSGCFYADDGGIGGEEHIGGALEFTDPRGPLPLMYAPTVKFGLAGCVNAGLGEQFFPKTGQLVVFPSWLRHSVTPYQGTHKRISVAFNLSLNA from the coding sequence ATGAGAGCCAAAATGCTTTTCGCGACACCGCTCCTCGTGGATGAGCCGTTCGCAGACAATCCCGACGCAGTCGCAGTCTTGGCCGAGACGGTCCGGACGCGCGCGGCCTCAGACGGCGGGGTCCGTCACAGCAATCTCGGCGGCTGGCAATCGACACACGACTTCCTGTCCTGGTCCGGCGAGGAGGGGGCTCATCTCATCCGCCGCGCCATAACCGTTTGCAACGACAGCACGTTGTCCTTCGCAACGGGGCATCTGAGGCGCGATCCGCTGAACTGGAGCGTGACGGCCTGGGCCAATGTGAACGGTCCGGGGGACGGCAACGCGGCTCATGTTCATCCGGGCGCCTACTGGTCCGGATGCTTCTATGCCGACGATGGCGGGATTGGCGGAGAGGAGCATATCGGCGGCGCGCTCGAATTCACCGATCCGCGCGGTCCGCTACCGCTCATGTATGCGCCGACGGTGAAGTTCGGCCTGGCCGGCTGCGTGAACGCGGGGTTGGGAGAGCAATTCTTTCCGAAGACGGGACAGCTCGTGGTGTTCCCGTCCTGGCTCCGGCATTCGGTGACGCCCTACCAGGGCACCCACAAACGGATTTCTGTTGCGTTCAACCTAAGCCTCAACGCCTAG
- a CDS encoding dihydroxy-acid dehydratase domain-containing protein, translating into MKNSRALLIDRHPGRSAQTIGLARELGTDPELIHEPSVGVVGTKGDSQCYLGVQAKVEAIHAKLRDRIGQEAGKLKLRLVQPEFTIATSDGVRNGTPEMRYSLIGREVTNDALCEHLEATGLAGTIAVVACDKPPVGTLAALLEHNQPAIIMSDGPIRPGKDPNTGEALDIVSAYQVAGNPDPEFRHHISCHACPGFGSCGGMFTYNTMQTFIGVVGLQPLHMVAPASDDPRRLNEFPVELIDHLSNMMDSDLKPRDIVVRDSLRNAMIVSMAIGGSTNVVLHAPEIARAAGFGNFWKEVITPEEFNHLSQYVVPVLTDARPYGKYSMVDIDGVGGVQVIVRELLEAGLLNGDVLTCTGETLAEQVARLESKKVDGTVIYPVEKPYKPTGGLRMLGGNLSPDFSAILKLAGVEGGLEDNRFVGKARVFEGEAGLLKALDETPEQFENNDIVIVRYSGPSGAPGMPEMLDPTSRITTLCRERDIVIALMTDARFSGGSVGLVIGHVGPEAALGGPIALIENGDEIVADLETNELNCTQLQDPATLASRKAAWEKIVADNGGVHPNCGIADTRLLHRARHTAVPAVRGGGLHPNREVWVHEPRVAEKSGFVPKNKSRPGAEKAF; encoded by the coding sequence GTGAAGAACTCCAGAGCCCTACTCATCGACCGCCACCCCGGCCGCTCGGCCCAGACCATCGGCCTCGCGCGCGAGCTCGGCACCGACCCGGAACTGATCCACGAGCCCTCCGTCGGCGTCGTCGGCACCAAGGGCGACAGCCAGTGCTATCTCGGCGTTCAGGCGAAGGTCGAGGCCATCCACGCAAAGCTGCGCGACCGGATCGGCCAGGAGGCCGGCAAGCTGAAGCTGCGTCTGGTTCAGCCGGAATTCACCATCGCGACGTCCGACGGAGTGCGCAACGGCACGCCGGAGATGCGCTATTCTCTGATCGGCCGCGAAGTCACCAACGATGCGCTCTGCGAGCATCTGGAAGCGACCGGCCTTGCCGGCACCATCGCCGTCGTCGCCTGCGACAAGCCGCCGGTCGGCACCCTCGCCGCGCTGCTGGAGCACAATCAGCCGGCCATCATCATGTCCGACGGCCCGATCCGTCCGGGCAAGGACCCGAATACTGGCGAGGCGCTCGACATCGTCAGCGCCTACCAGGTTGCGGGCAATCCGGATCCGGAGTTCCGCCATCACATTTCCTGCCACGCCTGCCCCGGTTTCGGCAGCTGCGGAGGCATGTTCACCTACAACACGATGCAGACCTTCATCGGCGTCGTCGGCCTGCAGCCGCTGCACATGGTGGCGCCCGCCTCCGACGACCCGCGGCGCTTGAACGAGTTCCCGGTCGAGCTGATCGACCATCTCTCGAACATGATGGATTCCGATCTGAAACCGCGTGACATCGTGGTCCGGGATTCCCTGCGCAACGCCATGATCGTCTCCATGGCGATCGGCGGCTCCACCAACGTAGTTCTGCACGCGCCGGAAATCGCCCGCGCCGCCGGCTTCGGCAATTTCTGGAAGGAAGTGATCACCCCGGAAGAGTTCAATCACCTTTCGCAATATGTCGTTCCGGTGCTGACCGACGCCCGCCCCTACGGCAAGTATTCCATGGTCGATATCGACGGTGTCGGCGGGGTCCAGGTGATCGTGCGCGAATTGCTCGAGGCCGGCCTGCTGAACGGCGACGTTCTCACCTGCACCGGCGAAACGCTCGCGGAACAGGTTGCACGGCTGGAGAGCAAGAAAGTCGACGGTACGGTGATCTACCCGGTCGAGAAGCCATACAAGCCGACCGGCGGACTCCGCATGCTCGGCGGCAACCTCTCGCCGGACTTCTCCGCCATCCTCAAGCTGGCCGGCGTCGAGGGCGGCCTCGAGGACAACCGCTTCGTCGGCAAGGCCCGCGTGTTCGAGGGCGAGGCCGGCCTGCTTAAGGCGCTCGACGAAACGCCGGAGCAGTTCGAGAACAACGATATCGTCATCGTGCGCTATTCGGGCCCGAGCGGCGCACCGGGCATGCCGGAGATGCTCGATCCGACCTCCCGCATTACCACGCTCTGCCGTGAACGCGACATCGTCATCGCGCTGATGACCGACGCCCGCTTCTCCGGTGGTTCGGTCGGGCTTGTGATCGGCCATGTGGGTCCGGAGGCAGCTCTCGGCGGTCCCATCGCGCTGATCGAGAACGGCGACGAGATCGTCGCGGATCTCGAGACGAACGAACTGAACTGCACACAGCTTCAGGACCCGGCCACTCTTGCCTCGCGTAAGGCGGCATGGGAGAAAATCGTCGCAGACAATGGCGGCGTGCACCCGAATTGCGGCATCGCGGATACCCGCTTGCTTCACCGCGCACGCCACACGGCGGTTCCGGCCGTCCGCGGTGGTGGCCTGCACCCGAACCGCGAGGTCTGGGTCCACGAACCGCGCGTCGCCGAGAAGTCCGGCTTCGTGCCGAAGAACAAATCCCGTCCGGGAGCCGAAAAAGCTTTCTGA
- a CDS encoding NAD(P)-binding domain-containing protein, translating to MNSVGIIGVGYLGACLAEGLASAGLSVLLSPRNAARSAELAERFGCRIASGNAEVIERSEVVFLSTRPAQIAETASGLPWRADQVVISTAAGIGLDTIRPAVAPATAVRSMPIATSRLRRSPTAFYPENPTAAEVLRKLGTAIPFEDEGAFETASIFGAYYAMLYAFFDEMSGWAEMHGLPPEPARLLTAGMADAAAAAVIDRTDVAPRQLLDDLLTPGGISEEGLKVLRDAGALSRWRDAMDASLERALAIKAVG from the coding sequence ATGAACTCAGTCGGCATAATCGGTGTGGGGTATCTCGGAGCCTGCTTGGCCGAGGGTTTGGCCTCGGCGGGACTATCCGTGTTGCTCTCTCCCAGGAATGCAGCCCGTAGCGCGGAGCTGGCCGAACGGTTCGGATGCCGTATCGCATCCGGCAATGCGGAGGTGATCGAGCGCTCGGAAGTCGTTTTTCTCAGCACCCGGCCTGCGCAGATCGCCGAAACGGCATCTGGCCTGCCCTGGCGTGCCGATCAGGTCGTCATATCCACTGCCGCCGGGATCGGCCTCGACACCATCCGCCCGGCTGTCGCCCCTGCGACTGCCGTCCGCTCGATGCCAATCGCGACCAGTCGCCTCCGCCGCAGTCCGACCGCCTTTTATCCGGAAAATCCGACAGCGGCCGAAGTCCTGCGGAAGCTCGGCACCGCAATCCCCTTCGAAGACGAGGGCGCTTTCGAAACGGCAAGCATATTCGGCGCCTACTACGCGATGCTCTATGCCTTCTTCGACGAAATGTCGGGATGGGCCGAAATGCACGGTCTGCCGCCCGAGCCCGCGCGCCTCCTGACCGCCGGTATGGCGGATGCGGCCGCGGCCGCGGTGATCGACCGCACGGACGTCGCGCCGCGGCAATTGCTCGACGATCTACTGACGCCCGGCGGGATCAGCGAGGAGGGACTGAAGGTGTTACGGGACGCCGGTGCCCTCTCCCGCTGGCGCGACGCCATGGATGCGAGCCTCGAACGCGCCCTCGCGATCAAGGCCGTCGGGTAA
- a CDS encoding sugar ABC transporter substrate-binding protein: MATGYRICCLTKNKSNPAYVGAQIAAGRLAENLGCALTGASPDTPDDLEEQREILVRAIDSRPDAILIAPVHTSALDPELQKAKDAGIPLFYFVAHSALVTPECFVTSNNYDLALEAARHLFENLGGHGRIGLIEGSPQSPTSAPRTKGFCDAAAEYPGISIALREVGHYQRSGGKEAMKRILERDRQLDGLLAANDAMALGALDELGETEASMPVVGMNAMPEAIEAIRLGRMLATVSFDAPALVCTALMAAVRLLDGEAIPERIELPAEVIGRENCAAWDCAYEERPLPSWNAALR; this comes from the coding sequence ATGGCGACGGGATACCGGATCTGCTGCCTGACCAAGAACAAGTCCAACCCCGCCTATGTCGGCGCCCAGATCGCGGCAGGCCGTCTCGCTGAAAATCTTGGATGCGCCCTGACCGGAGCGTCGCCGGACACGCCGGACGATCTGGAAGAGCAGAGGGAAATTCTGGTACGCGCGATCGACAGCAGGCCGGATGCCATTCTGATCGCACCGGTTCATACCTCCGCTCTGGACCCGGAACTGCAGAAAGCGAAAGACGCCGGAATTCCGCTCTTCTACTTCGTCGCGCACTCCGCCCTTGTGACTCCCGAGTGCTTTGTAACGTCGAACAACTACGATCTGGCTCTAGAAGCGGCACGCCATCTGTTCGAGAATTTGGGCGGACATGGTCGGATAGGGCTTATCGAAGGATCGCCGCAATCTCCCACCTCCGCACCGAGAACAAAGGGATTTTGCGATGCCGCAGCAGAATATCCGGGAATCTCCATCGCGCTCCGCGAGGTCGGCCATTATCAGAGATCGGGCGGGAAAGAGGCCATGAAGCGAATTCTTGAGCGGGATAGGCAGCTCGACGGCCTCCTGGCCGCGAACGACGCGATGGCGCTCGGTGCCCTCGATGAGCTGGGCGAGACAGAAGCGTCCATGCCCGTGGTCGGTATGAATGCCATGCCGGAAGCCATCGAAGCGATCCGGTTGGGCCGCATGCTCGCGACCGTCAGTTTCGATGCTCCCGCGCTGGTATGCACGGCCCTGATGGCGGCAGTCCGACTGTTGGACGGAGAAGCGATACCGGAGCGGATCGAACTTCCCGCCGAGGTCATAGGACGGGAAAACTGTGCCGCGTGGGATTGCGCCTATGAAGAACGCCCCTTACCGAGCTGGAACGCTGCGCTCCGCTGA
- a CDS encoding GFA family protein — MDAVTGGCLCGKVRIEAKGRPYRVGICHCLDCRKHHGALFHASAIFPADAVTIEGETGSYQGRHFCPSCGSTVFGESGDEIEVNLGSLDAPDQLTPTYELWTIRRESWLPPFPLKRHYERDRETTERNED, encoded by the coding sequence ATGGATGCCGTGACCGGAGGCTGCCTCTGCGGCAAGGTCCGCATCGAGGCGAAAGGGCGTCCTTACCGGGTGGGAATTTGCCACTGTCTCGATTGCCGTAAGCATCACGGCGCGCTGTTTCACGCCTCAGCGATTTTTCCGGCGGACGCGGTGACAATCGAAGGTGAAACCGGGTCCTATCAGGGGCGGCATTTCTGTCCGAGTTGCGGGTCGACGGTGTTCGGGGAAAGCGGGGACGAGATAGAAGTGAACCTGGGTTCGCTCGATGCGCCGGATCAGCTGACACCGACTTATGAGCTCTGGACTATCCGCCGCGAATCCTGGCTGCCGCCGTTTCCGCTGAAGAGGCATTACGAACGAGATCGGGAAACCACCGAGCGCAACGAGGACTAG
- a CDS encoding GMC family oxidoreductase: MTDRFDYIVVGAGSAGCALAARLSESGRHRVLLLEAGGDDRQFWIQIPIGYGKSFYDPSVNWMYMSDPVPTAGNRQTYWPRGKVLGGSSSINAMVYVRGQAEDYEDWKAAGNPGWGWDDVLPVYKRMEAHQDGESAWHGGSGPVKVTAPLEDLHPLCADFFKAGAEAGVPVNPDFNGASQEGVGPYHFTIGNGFRMSAARAYIWPARRRPNLKIETNAVAERLLFDGRRVTGIEYRAHGVPRSATAGAEIILAGGAIGSPALLLQSGIGPAEELRNLGIAVHTDRPGVGRNLMDHYIVDQMFRSRRPSLNNELAPWWGRALAGMRYLLTLRGPVGMSLNQAGGFIRTRPDLSRPNMQLYFSPLSYQKGAPGKRALMHPDPYAAFLTSISQCRPTSRGYLKLRSADPHEAPEIQPNYLSTEFDQQENLEGFKFMRKLTDTPTMREVIEAEVSPGPDVRSDDEMMDYFRNTGGSVFHPSGTCRMGPDPANDVIREDLRVHGLENLRVADASIFPTIPSGNTNAPSIMVGEKASDIILGNR, from the coding sequence GTGACAGATCGTTTCGATTACATCGTCGTCGGCGCCGGATCGGCCGGCTGCGCGCTCGCGGCCCGTCTCAGCGAGAGCGGCCGGCACCGAGTGCTTCTGCTCGAGGCCGGGGGCGACGACCGGCAGTTCTGGATCCAGATCCCGATCGGCTACGGCAAGTCCTTCTACGACCCGTCGGTCAATTGGATGTACATGTCCGACCCGGTGCCGACGGCGGGCAACCGGCAAACCTACTGGCCGCGCGGCAAGGTGCTCGGCGGCTCCAGCTCGATCAACGCCATGGTCTATGTCCGCGGCCAGGCGGAAGACTACGAAGACTGGAAAGCGGCCGGAAATCCCGGCTGGGGCTGGGACGACGTGCTGCCGGTCTACAAGCGCATGGAGGCCCATCAGGACGGTGAGAGTGCCTGGCATGGCGGCTCCGGTCCGGTGAAAGTCACCGCGCCGCTTGAGGATTTGCACCCGCTGTGCGCCGATTTCTTCAAGGCGGGCGCCGAAGCGGGCGTTCCGGTCAATCCGGATTTCAACGGTGCCAGCCAGGAAGGCGTCGGCCCCTACCATTTCACCATCGGCAACGGTTTCCGCATGTCGGCGGCCCGGGCCTATATCTGGCCGGCGCGGCGACGTCCGAACCTGAAGATCGAGACGAATGCGGTCGCGGAGCGGCTTCTGTTCGACGGTAGGCGGGTGACCGGGATCGAATACCGCGCCCACGGCGTTCCGCGAAGTGCGACGGCCGGGGCCGAAATCATTCTCGCGGGCGGCGCCATCGGCAGCCCCGCCCTTCTGCTGCAATCCGGAATCGGCCCGGCCGAGGAACTGCGCAATCTGGGCATCGCGGTCCATACCGACCGGCCCGGCGTCGGGCGTAACCTGATGGACCATTACATCGTCGACCAGATGTTCCGCTCGCGCCGGCCCTCGTTGAACAACGAACTCGCGCCATGGTGGGGCCGCGCTCTTGCCGGCATGCGCTATCTGCTGACCCTGCGGGGACCGGTCGGCATGAGCCTGAACCAGGCCGGCGGCTTCATTCGCACCCGGCCCGACCTCTCGCGCCCGAACATGCAGCTTTATTTCTCCCCGCTCAGCTACCAGAAGGGCGCGCCGGGCAAGCGCGCGCTGATGCATCCGGATCCCTACGCGGCCTTCCTCACCAGCATCTCGCAATGCCGCCCAACGAGCCGCGGATATCTGAAGCTGCGCTCGGCGGACCCGCACGAGGCGCCCGAAATCCAGCCGAACTATCTCTCGACCGAGTTCGATCAGCAGGAAAATCTCGAGGGCTTCAAATTCATGCGGAAACTGACCGATACGCCGACCATGCGCGAGGTGATCGAAGCGGAAGTCTCGCCGGGCCCGGACGTGCGTAGCGACGACGAAATGATGGACTATTTCCGCAATACCGGCGGATCGGTCTTCCACCCTTCCGGCACCTGCCGCATGGGCCCGGATCCGGCGAATGATGTCATCCGCGAGGATTTGCGGGTGCACGGGCTTGAGAATCTGCGCGTGGCGGATGCCTCGATTTTCCCCACCATCCCCTCCGGCAACACCAATGCCCCCTCCATCATGGTCGGGGAAAAGGCCAGCGACATCATCCTCGGCAACCGCTGA